Sequence from the Catenulispora sp. EB89 genome:
CACCGCTCAACATGAAGCCCGCAGTACGAGTACTAGTACGAGCGCGAGCACGAGCTCAAGCGCGAGCACGAGCCCAAGCGCGAGCTCAAGCACGAGCACGAGCACGAGCACGAGCCCAAGCGCGAGCTCAAGCACGAGCACGAGCACGAGCCCAAGCGCGAGCACGAGCACAAGCACAAGCACAAGCACAAGCACAAGCACAAGGCCTTAGCCCGAGGCCGAGCTGAAGCCCGAGGGCCTAACCCGAAGCCGAGCCGAACCCCGAGGCCGAGCCGAAGCCCGAGCCCCTAACCCAAAGCCGAGCCCGAGCCCGAAGACCAAGGACCGCCATGCCCCTGAAGCCCACCGGCGACCTCATCACCGCCGCCCGCGCCGAGCGCCGCGCCCTGGCCGCCTTCAACGTCATCACCCTGGAGCACGCCGAGGCCATTGTCGCCGCCGCCGAGACCGCGCAGTCGCCGGTGATCCTGCAGATCTCCGAGAACGCCGTGAAGTTCCACCACGGCCGCCTCGCGCCGATCGCGCGTGCCTCCGCCGCCGTCGCCGAGGCCGCCGGCGTCGATGTCGCGCTGCACCTGGACCACGTCGAGGACCCCGCGCTGCTGCGCCAGGCCGCCGACCACGGCTTCGGCTCGGCCATGTTCGACGGCTCGCACCTGCAATACGCCGAGAACGTGCAGGCCACTCGCGAAGCCGCCGACTGGGCCCACTCCCACGGCCTTTGGCTGGAGGCCGAGCTCGGCAAGGTCGGCGGCAAGGACGGGGAGCCGCCGCTGTCCGCGCACGCCCCCGGCGCACGTACCGACCCGGACGAGGCGCGCGAGTTTGTCGCCGCGACCGGCGTGGACGCCCTGGCCGTGGCCGTCGGCAGCTCGCACGCCATGACCGACCGCAGCGCCGTGCTCGACCACGAACTCATAGCCCGGCTGCGTGACGCGGTCGGCGTGCCGTTGGTGCTGCACGGGTCTTCCGGCGTGCCGGACGAGGAGCTGGCGCGCGCCGTGGCCGGGGGAGTGGTCAAGGTGAACATCGGCACCGCGCTGAACATCGCCTTCACCGGCGCCGTGCGCGCGTGGCTGGAGCAGGCGCCGGCCAACGCCGTCGACCCGCGCAAGTACTTGGCTCCCGCGCGTGAGGACATGGCCAAGACGGCGGCGCATTTCATCAGTGTCTTGTCCCCGGATGCGCGGTCGCCAGAGGGCGACTAGCAGCGGCACTGGCGCCTCGGGGGTCGGCTGGGCCAGCATAAGCGCCACAGTCGTACGCGGCCCGAATACGAAGAACGGCGGATGATGGCGAACCCTGAGATATCCAGCACGCAGGAACCGGGCCTCGCGGCGGTTCCGGCCCAGGGAGGTCCCGCCGGTCCCGCCGATGCGGTCGAGGCGTCCGGGACAGCTGCGGTGAGTCAGGGGGAGGCTCCCATTGAGGGTGATGAGGCCGGCCAGGCCCCCGAGCCCCGCCGCCGCCCCGCACCGTCGTCGTACTACGAGCCCGAACCCGAGCGCATGCCGCTCCTGGCGCGCGTCCTGCTCGCCGACCTGGCCGTCGCGGTCGTGGCCCTGATCGTGCTGTTCGTGATCGAGGTCCAGCGGTTCGGCGACGCCACCTTGCACCTGCGCCGCGAGGCCTGGACCGAGGATCTGGTCGTGCTGTTCGGTGTGTCGGTCGTGTTCGGCGCGGTCACGTACTTGTTGTTCCGTGCCGGCCATCTGCGGGTGGCGATCGTGCAGACGGTCGTGACGGCCCTGATCCTGGTCGCCGCCGTCACCTCGGCCGTGACCGGAAATCCCAAGCCGACGTCCGCCGACATCCCGGCCACCAGCACGTCGGGCAACCCGGGCTGAGGTCTGAAATCTGAAGCACTGAAATCTGAAGCACTGAGGCGGCGGAATCTCACTCCGCCGCCGGCACCACCCGGCGCAGCAGGTCCCGCAGCGTCCTGCGCTCGCTGCCGCTCAGTCCGGCCAGCGGCTCCGCGGCGAACGTCAGCCCGCCCCACACCGCGTCGAACGACGCGCGCCCGAGTTCGGTCGCTGTGATTCTCTTCACCCGCCGGTCCTCCGGATCCGGCTCCCGCGTCACCAGCCCGCGCGCCTCCATCCGGTCCACCAGCCCCGTGATGTTCGACGGCTCACACTTCAGGTGCTCGGCCAGGAACCGCATCGGCTTCGGCCCCGACATCAGGTTGGCCAGCACGAACGCCTGCATCCGGGTCAGGTCGTGGCGCGCGGCGGCCTCGTCGTAGTTGTCGTAGAAGGCCTGCGAGGCGGCCCAGAAGAGCTCCAGCACCTCCGCGGTCACGGGGTCGCGGCGGTTGTCCAGGACGGCGTGGGGTTCGGTGCTGCTCACGGGGCAACGGTATGCGGGCGCCGTCCCGTGCTCAACATCCGGGCCGGTCGTG
This genomic interval carries:
- a CDS encoding ketose-bisphosphate aldolase; protein product: MPLKPTGDLITAARAERRALAAFNVITLEHAEAIVAAAETAQSPVILQISENAVKFHHGRLAPIARASAAVAEAAGVDVALHLDHVEDPALLRQAADHGFGSAMFDGSHLQYAENVQATREAADWAHSHGLWLEAELGKVGGKDGEPPLSAHAPGARTDPDEAREFVAATGVDALAVAVGSSHAMTDRSAVLDHELIARLRDAVGVPLVLHGSSGVPDEELARAVAGGVVKVNIGTALNIAFTGAVRAWLEQAPANAVDPRKYLAPAREDMAKTAAHFISVLSPDARSPEGD
- a CDS encoding MarR family winged helix-turn-helix transcriptional regulator gives rise to the protein MKYLTTTGPDVEHGTAPAYRCPVSSTEPHAVLDNRRDPVTAEVLELFWAASQAFYDNYDEAAARHDLTRMQAFVLANLMSGPKPMRFLAEHLKCEPSNITGLVDRMEARGLVTREPDPEDRRVKRITATELGRASFDAVWGGLTFAAEPLAGLSGSERRTLRDLLRRVVPAAE